A genomic segment from Bryobacteraceae bacterium encodes:
- a CDS encoding Gfo/Idh/MocA family oxidoreductase — protein MPTTRRFFLQASTGAAALASQPRVSANDKIRIALIGAGGQGSGDVVSSLAVGGVELAAAADVYEGRLVRVRERWGQDVFVTRDYREVLARQDVDAVIVGTPDHWHSQIAIDAMKAGKDVYCEKPMVQLTGDGARMIEAEKSTGRILQIGSQRVSSIVYDKARQLFASGAIGRVNMIEAWWDRNSAIGAWQYSIPPDASTATVDWDRFLGRAPRRPFEARRLFRWRNYRDYGTGVAGDLFVHLFSGMHFITGAIGPTRVYATGGLRFWDDGRDVADVMLGLFDYPETKNHPEFTLMLRVNFVDGSGGSHVFRFVGSEGVMTVGNGVTVDRMPREAQPGYTVDTFPKSVRDQFLAGYREKHPAPAPNPDALRPQSSEKYLAPSGYSDHRDHHRVFIEAVRSRKPVVENGTFGFRAAGPAVLSNVSYFEKRAVYWDPETMTEKKS, from the coding sequence ATGCCAACCACCAGGCGTTTCTTTTTGCAGGCGTCCACGGGAGCCGCCGCCCTTGCCTCCCAGCCACGCGTTTCGGCCAATGACAAGATCCGCATCGCCCTGATCGGAGCGGGCGGCCAAGGGTCCGGCGACGTGGTCTCGTCGCTCGCCGTGGGCGGCGTCGAACTGGCGGCCGCCGCCGATGTTTATGAAGGACGGCTCGTCCGCGTCCGCGAGCGGTGGGGTCAGGATGTTTTCGTTACCCGCGATTATCGCGAGGTGCTGGCGCGGCAGGACGTGGACGCGGTGATCGTGGGAACGCCGGATCACTGGCATTCGCAGATCGCGATCGACGCCATGAAGGCCGGCAAAGACGTCTACTGCGAGAAGCCGATGGTGCAACTGACCGGCGATGGCGCGCGGATGATCGAGGCGGAAAAATCCACCGGGCGCATTCTGCAGATCGGCAGCCAGCGTGTCAGCTCGATCGTCTACGACAAAGCGCGGCAGTTGTTCGCCTCCGGCGCAATCGGGCGCGTGAACATGATCGAGGCGTGGTGGGACCGCAACTCCGCGATCGGCGCTTGGCAGTACTCGATTCCGCCCGATGCCTCCACGGCGACAGTGGATTGGGATCGCTTTCTTGGCCGGGCGCCGAGGCGCCCCTTCGAGGCCAGGCGCCTGTTCCGCTGGCGCAATTACCGGGACTACGGAACGGGGGTCGCAGGCGACCTGTTCGTGCACCTGTTCAGCGGGATGCACTTCATCACCGGGGCTATCGGGCCGACGCGCGTGTACGCCACCGGCGGGCTGCGCTTCTGGGACGACGGTCGCGACGTGGCCGATGTAATGCTGGGATTGTTCGACTATCCGGAGACGAAGAACCATCCGGAGTTCACTTTGATGCTGCGAGTGAACTTCGTCGACGGCTCCGGCGGCAGCCACGTCTTCCGGTTCGTCGGCAGCGAGGGCGTGATGACGGTGGGCAACGGAGTTACCGTGGACCGGATGCCGCGCGAGGCGCAGCCCGGCTACACGGTCGACACGTTCCCCAAGAGCGTCCGCGATCAGTTTCTGGCCGGGTACCGCGAGAAGCATCCGGCGCCGGCGCCGAATCCGGACGCGCTGCGGCCGCAAAGCAGCGAGAAGTATCTGGCGCCATCGGGCTACAGCGACCATCGGGATCACCACCGCGTTTTCATCGAAGCGGTGCGATCCCGCAAGCCGGTGGTGGAGAACGGGACGTTCGGGTTCCGGGCGGCGGGCCCGGCGGTGCTTTCGAACGTGAGCTACTTCGAGAAGCGGGCCGTGTATTGGGATCCGGAAACGATGACGGAGAAGAAGAGCTAG
- a CDS encoding phosphatase PAP2 family protein — protein sequence MRPRPSEIVILVYFAYATLVALALPVSAAVRTRTVAVNFVLLALYPILIRRDVKYLRDWIQLPLMLLGYEEMGWFALPHAGTALEEAWVAWDRALLDGWRLRAIVEAAGPLGPTILELSYTLVYTIGTASLSLLYARRMVSRAEQLLFPVMLGTFAAYSLFPFFPSEPPRTVFPGSDLPAIQPIFRSFNYWLLGNMGIHTSVFPSAHVSTAFSAAFAMNRIAGVPAWFRRGLFLLASLIALSTVYGRYHYLADAVAGFVLALAARAAAHAAFGRNQATEIAGRSI from the coding sequence GTGCGCCCGCGGCCATCGGAAATCGTGATTCTGGTTTATTTCGCCTATGCGACCCTGGTGGCGCTCGCTCTCCCCGTCAGCGCGGCCGTCCGGACGCGAACCGTCGCCGTGAATTTCGTGCTGCTTGCTCTCTACCCCATCCTCATTCGCCGCGACGTGAAGTACCTTCGCGACTGGATCCAACTCCCTTTGATGCTGCTTGGCTATGAGGAAATGGGTTGGTTCGCGCTGCCTCATGCCGGCACGGCGCTCGAGGAGGCCTGGGTCGCATGGGATCGCGCGCTCCTTGACGGCTGGCGTCTGCGGGCCATCGTGGAAGCCGCCGGCCCGCTAGGGCCTACGATTCTCGAGCTGAGCTACACGCTCGTTTACACCATCGGTACCGCGAGCCTGTCACTCCTCTACGCACGACGAATGGTCTCCCGGGCCGAGCAACTCCTCTTTCCCGTGATGCTCGGCACATTCGCCGCCTATTCGCTCTTTCCGTTCTTTCCGAGCGAACCTCCCCGGACGGTCTTTCCCGGCAGCGACCTCCCGGCGATTCAGCCCATTTTCCGGTCGTTCAACTACTGGCTTCTCGGAAACATGGGAATTCACACGAGTGTGTTTCCCAGCGCTCACGTTTCCACGGCGTTTTCCGCCGCGTTCGCCATGAACCGCATCGCCGGCGTGCCGGCCTGGTTCCGGCGTGGGCTATTCTTATTGGCGTCGCTGATCGCGCTTTCTACCGTCTACGGACGATACCATTACCTGGCCGACGCAGTAGCAGGATTCGTGCTCGCGTTAGCGGCCCGCGCCGCGGCGCATGCGGCGTTCGGAAGGAATCAGGCCACCGAAATCGCCGGGCGATCGATCTGA